A genomic region of Aspergillus oryzae RIB40 DNA, chromosome 1 contains the following coding sequences:
- a CDS encoding cation diffusion facilitator family transporter (Zn2+ transporter ZNT1 and related Cd2+/Zn2+ transporters (cation diffusion facilitator superfamily)) produces the protein MGLSKTNRIIILLAIDSAFFLLELTVGYAVHSLALVADSFHMLNDVLSLCVGLWAVKVANQETNSTTSKMYTYGWQRAETLGALVNGVFLVALCMSIFLEAIQRLVEPQEVQNPKLVCIVGCFGLLSNILGLLLFHDHSHGHGHGHSHGEAHGVEDVDVAEQGYISHGGSDPARGIAVRSTLHNCVINDRILIYSMQDECTLSSPNTRRRRTLDSQHRGSPRYSNNVEDIQVHPATMRQEIIGRSRYVDEEQSSESDSDQTNLAETSERSALLSHKDRAGKYTDEANASLQPNATVDDDIHKFHNHAQPKSKDSKHGHGHGHGHGHGHDLNMRGVFLHVMGDALGNVGVIASALVIWLTDYEWRFYVDPGISLVITVIILASAIPLCKAASRILLQAVPPGMSIDHIKEDIERLPGIISSHDLHVWQLSDTKHVASIHIQVDTEIKGEGSERYMRLARQVRRCLHAYGIHSTTIQPEFAPGSDVEDNQPASSYSSNGPSSLREEDSRACLLECGDGCTRGGECCPKTST, from the exons ATGGGCCTCTCCAAAACTAACAGGATCATTATCCTGTTGGCCATCGACTCGGCGTTCTTTCTGTTAGAATTGACAGTTG GCTATGCCGTCCACTCGCTTGCCCTGGTTGCTGATTCGTTTCATATG CTTAATGATGTGCTGTCCCTGTGTGTTGGTTTATGGGCCGTTAAAGTCGCCAACCAGGAGACCAATTCGACCACTTCCAAGATGTACACTTATGGG TGGCAACGTGCGGAAACCCTCGGAGCCTTGGTCAACggtgtcttcctcgtcgcttTATGCATGTCGATTTTCCTAGAAGCTATACAACGTCTGGTGGAACCCCAGGAGGTGCAAAACCCTAAGCTCGTTTGCATTGTCGGTTGCTTTGGTCTTTTGTCGAATATCTTGGGTCTTTTGTTGTTTCATGATCACTCCCATGGCCATGGCCACGGCCATAGCCATGGTGAAGCTCatggtgttgaggatgtggatgtcGCTGAGCAGGGCTATATTTCTCATGGCGGAAGTGACCCCGCGCGGGGGATCGCAGTACGTTCAACCTTACACAATTGTGTCATCAACGATCGGATTCTAATCTATTCAATGCAGGACGAATGTACACTCTCTTCTCCCAATACTCGCAGACGCCGAACACTTGATAGCCAACATCGCGGGTCGCCCAGATACAGTAATAACGTGGAAGACATCCAGGTACATCCAGCTACTATGAGACAAGAAATTATCGGTCGCAGCCGCTAtgtcgatgaggagcagtCGTCTGAGTCGGACAGCGACCAAACAAACCTCGCTGAAACATCAGAACGATCTGCACTCCTTAGCCACAAAGACCGAGCGGGCAAGTATACTGACGAAGCAAACGCATCCCTTCAACCAAATGCTACGGTGGACGACGACATCCATAAATTCCACAACCACGCGCAGCCCAAGTCGAAGGACTCCAAGCACGGTCATGGCCATGGTCACGgccatggacatggacatgatCTCAACATGCGGGGCGTTTTTCTCCATGTCATGGGTGATGCTCTGGGCAACGTTGGTGTCATAGCTTCCGCCCTGGTTATATGGCTGACCGACTATGAATGGAGGTTCTATGTTGACCCTGGCATTTCGTTGGTGATTACGGTGATCATTCTCGCCTCGGCCATTCCTCTTTGCAAAGCCGCATCTAGAATCCTCTTACAGGCTGTTCCCCCTGGAATGAGCATTGACCATATtaaagaagatattgagaGACTTCCTGGAATCATCAGCTCCCACGACTTACATGTTTGGCAACTGAGTGACACGAAGCATGTCGCTTCGATTCACATTCAAGTGGATACAGAGATCAAAGGGGAGGGTTCGGAGAGGTATATGCGCTTGGCTAGACAGGTGCGAAGATGCCTCCATGCCTACGGCATTCATTCAACAACGATTCAGCCCGAATTCGCACCTGGAAGCGACGTTGAAGACAACCAACCTGCTTCGTCCTATTCTAGTAACGGCCCCTCTAGTCTGCGGGAGGAAGACTCGCGGGCGTGTCTCTTGGAATGCGGTGATGGTTGTACGCGAGGTGGAGAGTGTTGTCCCAAGACCTCAACCTAA
- a CDS encoding uncharacterized protein (predicted protein): MLGYLPALRMCCTMCRGVSIDWPTTSKILSSQPRKFFDLLSGYPFSKGLPTLNSLRDPVTVQVFKMAIAHDGIYKASLRTGSKEFKYALRDIWRNGWLHAVESKWDIRYIFASQIHRCPITHQICRLPSSRADACP; this comes from the exons ATGTTGGGTTACTTACCAGCCTTACGCATGTGCTGCACGATGTGCCG GGGTGTCTCGATTGATtggccaacaacaagcaaGATTCTCTCCAGTCAGCCCCGGAAGTTCTTTGACCTTCTAAGTGGTTACCCATTTTCCAAAGGCCTACCTACATTGAATTCATTACGAGATCCTGTTACTGTCCAGGTTTTTAAGATGGCTATTGCTCATGATGGCATCTACAAGGCTAGCCTTCGGACGGGGAGTAAGGAATTCAAATACGCTCTTCGGGATATTTGGCGCAATGGATGGCTGCATGCAGTGGAATCAAAATGGGATATACGTTATATCTTTGCAAGCCAAATTCACCGTTG CCCCATCACCCACCAGATATGCAGGCTGCCCAGTAGCCGAGCAGATGCTTGTCCTTGA
- a CDS encoding putative oxalate decarboxylase (thermophilic glucose-6-phosphate isomerase and related metalloenzymes), giving the protein MAGVDMRLEAGAYRELHWHVASEWSLVLNGSCRIQAVNENGETFVDDVTEGDVWFFPPGVPHSIQALDAGVEFLLVFDDGDFSEDNTFLASQVFSHNPRSVLAKNFDLPISAFNDIPEDQLYIFPGTKAPKDIEEQNVTTAAGIVPLSQSYSYHFSEQPAHEVAGGSVKIVDPVTFPIATNFAAAIVTVKPGGMREIHWHPTSDEWTFFIKGKARATLFTAPTTATTFDYRAGDVGYFPQSNSHYIENTGDEDLMFLEVLQTDKFTDIALGQWIGSTPKQIVADTLKLPESALSKLKTEKQYVVAGSNVTSVAKR; this is encoded by the exons ATGGCCGGTGTCGATATGCGCCTGGAAGCTGGGGCGTATCGTGAACTGCACTGGCACGTTGCAAGCGAGTGGTCTTTGGTGCTTAACGGATCATGTCGCATTCAG GCGGTCAACGAGAACGGCGAAACCTTCGTCGACGACGTGACAGAAGGTGATGTGTGGTTCTTCCCTCC CGGTGTTCCTCATTCCATCCAAGCCCTAGATGCAGGAGTAGagttcctcctcgtcttcgacGACGGAGATTTCTCCGAAGACAACACCTTCCTCGCATCCCAAGTCTTCAGCCACAACCCC AGATCCGTTCTGGCGAAGAACTTCGACCTCCCCATCTCCGCCTTCAACGACATCCCAGAAGACCAACTCTACATCTTCCCCGGCACCAAAGCCCCGAAAGACATCGAAGAGCAAAACGTAACAACAGCCGCCGGCATCGTACCCCTCAGCCAAAGCTACTCATACCATTTCTCCGAGCAACCCGCCCACGAAGTCGCCGGTGGATCTGTGAAAATTGTCGACCCCGTCACCTTCCCCATCGCCACAAACTTCGCCGCCGCAATCGTGACCGTGAAACCCGGCGGCATGCGCGAGATACACTGGCATCCGACCAGTGACGAGTGGACGTTTTTCATCAAGGGTAAGGCCCGCGCGACGCTGTTCACGGCGCCTACGACGGCGACTACGTTCGATTACCGCGCGGGTGATGTGGGCTATTTCCCGCAGTCGAATAGTCATTATATTGAGAATACGGGAGATGAGGACTTGATGTTCTTGGAGGTTTTGCAGACGGATAAGTTTACTG ATATTGCCCTCGGTCAATGGATTGGGTCCACTCCCAAGCAGATCGTGGCTGATACGCTGAAGCTCCCCGAGAGTGCTTTGAGTAAGCTAAAGACGGAGAAACAGTACGTTGTTGCCGGGTCGAATGTGACGTCTGTTGCAAAGAGATGA
- a CDS encoding putative ab-hydrolase associated lipase (triglyceride lipase-cholesterol esterase) has product MLIRSASAHDPDSVYKVPLLSCEPTDSPAPFEKMSVSATTTSINPDISPIEDKNVQPGVELEELNKTCDENQKQTSDSTGTDSLYEKRHTIEQSGSHTQPKNYAFSFQDHPLFPPLPSYGPPSFVFTIKCLVLQCVSFLLSLLFLGAVVVGALVCRTRLAVSHVKIRLRGQDPNEQRAFYEEERARELERQKNLQQWKRRQEKKEVDEEAPDECSPLEGGKDPIICDVAYYARRVGLDVETFRVQTEDGFIITLWHVYNPQEYMPLPADARAPRGPGVFTGKKDPGLSSRSNRKYPILLMHGLLQCAGAYCTNDEDSLAFYLCKSGYDVWLGNNRCGLTPEHTTLSTSDPRMWTWNIRHMGVLDLSALVSRVLYETGFEKLGLVCHSQGTTQTFVALAKDQRPELGERISVFCALAPAAYAGPLVERSYFRFMRIISPNIFRIVFGIHAFIPFMMTVHQYLHPKIYGTLGYYVFSYLFGWSDTRWDRGLRDRMFQFAPVYVSAETMRWWLGRECFATQKCILATREVGLLEAEEDHRFEKGIDGGAPRSDTAWYGPQVPPMALWVAGADNLVDGRKLLQRFRNGREPHVHVVHEKVIEEYEHLDVLWAMDVIEQVGKEVRQVLWATMPDDARAVCQVPKGVQ; this is encoded by the coding sequence ATGTTGATCCGCTCGGCCTCAGCGCATGACCCGGACTCCGTATACAAGGTGCCGCTTCTATCCTGCGAGCCGACGGACAGTCCAGCACCTTTCGAAAAGATGTCTGTATCAGCTACGACTACCAGTATAAATCCCGATATCTCTCCGATAGAGGATAAGAATGTTCAACCGGGAGTCGAGTTAGAAGAGCTCAACAAGACATGCGACGAAAATCAAAAGCAGACCAGCGACTCAACCGGGACCGATAGTCTTTACGAGAAGAGGCACACCATTGAACAGAGTGGATCGCATACACAGCCCAAGAACTAcgccttttccttccaggATCACCCTCTATTTCCGCCGTTGCCCTCGTACGGGCCCCCTTCCTTCGTGTTTACCATAAAGTGCTTGGTGCTGCAATGCGTGTCGTTTCTGCTATCGCTGCTGTTTCTGGGCGCCGTCGTTGTTGGGGCACTTGTGTGCAGGACTCGACTCGCAGTTTCCCATGTCAAAATCCGTCTCCGAGGCCAGGATCCCAATGAGCAACGGGCCTTCTACGAGGAGGAACGGGCGCGGGAGTTGGAGAGGCAGAAAAATTTGCAGCAGTGGAAGCGTCgacaggagaaaaaggaagttgacgaagaagctccCGATGAGTGTTCCCCTCTAGAAGGTGGGAAGGATCCGATCATATGCGACGTGGCGTACTACGCCAGAAGGGTCGGCCTTGACGTGGAGACGTTCCGGGTCCAGACGGAAGATGGATTCATAATCACTCTATGGCATGTTTATAATCCACAGGAGTACATGCCCTTACCTGCAGATGCGAGGGCTCCTCGCGGACCGGGGGTGTTCACGGGAAAGAAGGACCCTGGGCTTTCTTCACGGTCGAATCGCAAATATCCCATTCTTCTCATGCACGGGTTACTGCAGTGCGCGGGTGCGTACTGCACGAACGACGAGGACAGTCTTGCCTTTTACCTTTGCAAGTCTGGGTACGATGTCTGGCTGGGTAATAACCGCTGCGGACTTACCCCCGAACACACGACATTGTCTACGTCGGATCCTCGGATGTGGACGTGGAATATCCGACACATGGGCGTGCTGGACCTTTCGGCTCTTGTATCGCGGGTTTTGTATGAGACCGGTTTCGAGAAACTAGGTCTTGTATGCCATTCGCAAGGAACGACACAAACGTTTGTGGCACTGGCGAAAGATCAACGACCCGAACTAGGGGAGCGTATATCGGTTTTTTGTGCTCTGGCTCCAGCAGCATATGCCGGGCCATTGGTCGAGAGGAGTTATTTCCGTTTCATGCGGATTATCTCCCCTAACATCTTTCGCATCGTATTCGGCATTCATGCTTTTATTCCCTTCATGATGACAGTCCaccaatatcttcatccgaAGATCTATGGTACATTGGGTTACTACGTGTTCTCGTACCTCTTCGGCTGGAGCGACACCCGTTGGGACCGCGGTCTTCGGGATCGTATGTTCCAGTTCGCTCCAGTCTACGTCAGTGCCGAGACAATGCGATGGTGGTTGGGCCGTGAATGCTTCGCCACACAGAAGTGTATCTTGGCCACACGCGAGGTCGGCCTTCTTGAGGCGGAAGAGGATCATCGCTTTGAGAAGGGTATCGATGGTGGGGCCCCTCGGAGTGATACCGCATGGTACGGGCCCCAGGTTCCCCCAATGGCTCTATGGGTCGCGGGAGCCGACAATCTAGTCGATGGCAGAAAATTGCTTCAGCGGTTTCGCAATGGACGTGAGCCCCATGTGCATGTTGTCCACGAGAAGGTTATCGAGGAGTATGAGCATCTCGATGTCTTATGGGCCATGGACGTCATCGAGCAGGTGGGAAAGGAGGTACGACAGGTCCTCTGGGCGACGATGCCGGATGATGCCCGCGCCGTGTGTCAGGTGCCGAAGGGTGTGCAGTAA
- a CDS encoding putative manganese ion homeostasis (Fr) (cell division control protein/predicted DNA repair exonuclease) — MSYSYPNSTNADAYRPVRRDYHTDSSNDHSRLVDTLPPWLRQWVAELHAHWIAPSFSITENSRGSYALTARLWRIFRHIFTITNALAVLWFFTLWWGERAVFQDSLERCAWENWERWPRDATPHHVAFIADPQLVDPHTYPGRPWPLSTLTVKFTDQYLRRSFSSIQRNLGPDSVLFLGDLFDGGREWATSHSSSPEKRYQKYKDSFWKNEYHRFVKIFSNQWNEGDSHSGNTRGRRMIASLPGNHDLGFGTGVQLPVRDRFQTYFGQSNRVDVIGNHTFVSVDTVSLSAMDQPDPDTGSSGSGDGHPPNEHIWKEAEDFLNSMNVHRGKAEMEELRLMRNQSEGHVFDHKVVDLSQPTLHQRLKPEVVGFPAILLTHVPLYRKPATPCGPLREHYPPSDGEPEEDDRNALSISAGYQYQNVLTQTISKDLVTKAGPNLVHIYSGDDHDYCEVTHRQFSGSPREITVKSLSWAMGVRRPGFLLTSLWNPVDPATGKPTHSLSTGATLQNHLCLLPDQLSIFIRYGLLFGLTLAVLLARAAILVLYFPAVDSSAPILPLSEFRPTLHVHTAKAPSSSTSSSTFSSPGGLASRAVNAPPRYPKVYDDTYPGAGHDDVDNAKWKPRVPASRGIWGEYMNSVKYVATIVFAWYFFLIWRW, encoded by the exons ATGAGTTATTCCTATCCTAACAGCACGAACGCGGATGCTTACCGCCCGGTCCGTCGCGATTATCATACCGACTCATCCAATGACCACAGTCGACTCGTCGACACTTTGCCACCGTGGCTACGACAATGGGTCGCCGAACTACACGCTCATTGGATTGCCCCGAGCTTCAGCATCACAGAGAACTCTCGGGGTAGTTATGCGCTAACAGCACGGCTATGGAGGATATTCCGACACATATTCACTATCACGAATGCTCTGGCTGTTCTCTGGTTCTTTACGCTCTGGTGGGGGGAACGGGCCGTGTTCCAGGATAGTTTGGAGAGGTGCGCCTGGGAGAATTGGGAAAGATGG CCCCGAGATGCAACACCACATCACGTTGCTTTCATCGCAGACCCTCAGTTGGTTGATCCTCATACCTACCCCGGCCGGCCATGGCCCCTGTCCACATTGACAGTGAAGTTCACCGATCAATATCTTCGGCGGTCCTTCTCGTCTATTCAGAGAAATCTAGGCCCCGACTCGGTTTTGTTCCTCGGTGACCTGTTTGATGGGGGAAGGGAGTGGGCAACCTCGCACAGTTCCAGTCCCGAGAAGCGTTATCAGAAATACAAGGATTCGTTCTGGAAGAATGAGTATCATCGGTTCGTGAAGATATTCTCAAACCAGTGGAACGAGGGTGATTCGCACTCAGGCAATACCCGTGGCCGGAGGATGATCGCTAGTCTCCCTGGGAATCACGATTTGGGATTCGGAACTGGGGTTCAACTGCCCGTCCGTGATCGGTTCCAGACATATTTTGGCCAAAGTAATCGCGTTGATGTTATTGGAAACCACACTTTCGTATCGGTTGACACGGTATCATTGAGCGCCATGGATCAGCCTGACCCAGACACCGGAAGTTCAGGGTCTGGGGACGGACACCCGCCGAACGAGCATatttggaaagaagcagaggatTTCCTGAACAGTATGAATGTTCATCGTGGCAAGGCGGAGATGGAAGAATTGCGCCTGATGAGGAACCAAAGTGAAGGCCATGTGTTTGACCACAAGGTCGTGGACCTCTCACAACCTACACTTCACCAAAGACTCAAACCGGAAGTTGTGGGGTTCCCTGCCATTCTTCTTACCCATGTTCCATTGTATCGCAAACCGGCCACGCCTTGCGGGCCTTTGCGAGAACACTACCCGCCATCAGATGGTGAAccggaagaagatgaccgAAATGCCCTCTCAATCTCTGCCGGATACCAGTATCAGAATGTTCTCACGCAAACTATCTCCAAGGACTTAGTCACGAAGGCAGGCCCGAACCTTGTCCATATCTACTCTGGAGATGATCACGACTACTGCGAGGTAACTCATCGCCAATTTAGTGGCTCTCCCAGAGAAATTACGGTCAAAAGTCTCTCTTGGGCTATGGGGGTCCGGCGGCCAGGTTTTCTGCTTACTAGTCTCTGGAATCCTGTTGACCCTGCCACCGGGAAGCCGACCCATTCGTTGAGTACCGGCGCTACTTTGCAAAACCATCTATGTCTCCTACCCGACCAATTatccatcttcatccgttACGGCCTTCTATTCGGCCTTACCCTTGCTGTGCTTCTCGCACGAGCCGCCATTCTAGTGCTTTACTTCCCCGCAGTGGACTCATCCGCACCgattcttcccctctctgAATTCCGCCCTACCCTCCACGTCCACACAGCTAAGGCCCCAAGTTCCAGTACGTCTAGCTCCACGTTTTCCTCACCGGGTGGCCTGGCCAGTCGTGCCGTCAATGCACCTCCTCGTTACCCCAAAGTGTACGATGATACTTACCCCGGTGCAGGTCACGATGACGTGGACAACGCGAAGTGGAAACCAAGGGTCCCCGCTTCCCGGGGAATCTGGGGGGAATATATGAACTCTGTCAAATATGTCGCTACGATTGTGTTTGCATGGtatttcttcttgatctggcGATGGTAA
- a CDS encoding sugar porter family MFS transporter (predicted transporter (major facilitator superfamily)), with the protein MGFMLKKPDDATGSAAPAIVIGLFVAFGGVLFGYDTGTISGILAMPYWRKLFSTGYINPSDNYPDVTSSQSSMIVSLLSAGTFFGALGAAPIADYFGRRLAMIINTFVFCFGVILQTAATAIPLFVAGRFFAGLGVGLLSATIPLYQSETAPKWIRGTIVGAYQLAITIGLLLAAIVNNSTKGRDDTGSYRIPVAVQFAWAIILVVGMIVLPETPRFLIKKGKHEAAAKALSRLRRIDVNDPAIVEELAEIQANHEYELSVGNASYLSILRGSIGKRLATGCAVQGLQQLAGVNFIFYYGTTFFEHSGIKDGFIITLITNIVNVVSTFPGLYMVEKWGRRPLLLFGAVGMCVSQLIVAIVGTATTSDVANKVLIAFVCVYIFFFACSWGCTAWVVTGELFPLKARAKCLSITTATNWLLNWAIAYATPYMVNSGPGNANLQSKVFFIWGGFCFIAGIFVYTCIYETKGLTLEQVDELYAKIPVAWRSHEFVPSVSYADVRDVAAGKVSGNLADLEADAQMKRDMEHVEKA; encoded by the exons ATGGGCTtcatgttgaagaagccggaTGATGCTACGGGCTCTGCTGCCCCTGCCATCGTTATTGGCTTGTTTGTTGcctttggtggtgttttgtTCGG TTATGATACCGGCACCATCAGTGGCATCCTTGCCATGCCTTACTGGCGCAAGCTGTTCTCCACGGGCTATATCAACCCGTCAGACAACTATCCCGATGTGACctcctctcaatcctccaTGATCGTGTCTCTCCTGTCTGCAGGAACTTTCTTCGGTGCCCTTGGTGCAGCACCCATTGCTGATTACTTCGGTCGTCGGCTTGCTATGATCATCAACACATTTGTTTTCTGCTTTGGTGTCATCCTTCAGACCGCTGCTACTGCTATCCCGTTATTTGTTGCGGGAAGATTCTTTGCAGGCCTAGGTGTTGGATTGCTCTCTGCAACAA TCCCGCTGTACCAGTCCGAAACCGCTCCTAAGTGGATCCGTGGTACCATCGTTGGTGCCTACCAGCTGGCTATCACCATTGGATTGCTCCTTGCTGCCATCGTGAACAATTCCACTAAGGGCCGTGACGATACTGGTTCCTACCGTATCCCTGTCGCTGTTCAGTTTGCCTGGGCTATTATCCTGGTTGTTGGCATGATCGTACTCCCTGAGACGCCTCgcttcttgatcaagaagggcaagcatgaagctgctgccaaggctctCTCACGCCTTCGCCGCATCGATGTCAATGATCCCGCCATTGTGGAGGAGCTGGCTGAGATCCAGGCCAACCATGAATATGAACTCAGTGTGGGCAATGCCAGCTacctctccattcttcgtGGGAGTATCGGCAAGCGACTGGCCACTGGCTGTGCCGTTCAGGGTCTGCAGCAGCTGGCTGGAGTCAACTTCATCT TCTACTACGGAACTACTTTCTTCGAACACTCCGGTATCAAGGACGGATTTATTATTACTTTGATCACCAACATTGTTAATGTCGTCTCAACCTTCCCTGGTCTCTATATGGTCGAGAAATGGGgtcgtcgtcctcttctCTTGTTCGGTGCTGTCGGCATGTGTGTCTCTCAACTCATCGTTGCCATTGTTGGCACCGCCACCACTTCCGACGTCGCAAACAAGGTGCTGATCGCCTTCGTCTGTGtctacatcttcttcttcgcttgcTCATGGGGTTGCACCGCGTGGGTGGTGACCGGTGAGCTCTTCCCTCTCAAGGCTCGTGCCAAGTGTCTCTCAATCACGACCGCCACCAACTGGCTCCTCAACTGGGCCATCGCATATGCTACCCCTTATATGGTTAACTCCGGCCCGGGCAACGCCAACCTGCAGTCCAAGGTGTTCTTCATCTGGGGTGGATTCTGCTTCATTGCCGGTATTTTCGTCTACACCTGCATCTACGAGACCAAGGGTCTTACCTTGGAGCAGGTTGATGAGCTTTACGCTAAGATTCCTGTGGCCTGGCGCTCCCATGAATTTGTTCCATCCGTCAGCTATGCTGACGTTCGTGACGTTGCCGCCGGCAAAGTGTCTGGCAACCTCGCTGATCTAGAGGCCGACGCCCAGATGAAGCGTGATATGGAGCATGTTGAGAAGGCCTAG
- a CDS encoding uncharacterized protein (predicted protein), protein MFVVFSLFYPCCQRVGIHDRFVAGDFDLLDSQWSSQVDRLDSGEILSAPGPPCITLNCKAAKPGRAGYVVASAFRFKFEGDKEYPGQAGKQAWFSLTLEPVIMK, encoded by the exons ATGTTTGTTGTGTTTTCGCTGTTTTATCCTTGTTGTCAAAG GGTTGGCATACACGATCGGTTCGTGGCTGGAGACTTCGATCTGCTCGATTCACAATGGTCTTCCCAAGTGGATCGCCTTGACAGTGGGGAAATCCTGTCAGCTCCAGGACCCCCTTGTATTACCCTCAATTGTAAAGCCGCCAAACCGGGACGAGCGGGCTATGTTGTTGCCTCAGCCTTCCGGTTCAAATTCGAGGGAGATAAGGAATACCCGGGTCAGGCAGGAAAGCAGGCATGGTTCAGCTTGACGCTGGAACCAGTAATAATGAAGTAA
- a CDS encoding uncharacterized protein (predicted protein) codes for MSSHRDYYLEHFTNPRADLVDELIARVHDYHIIRVIGPPASGKTTLMKLMVNKLLEMNGPTKSIHVLTGWDKQEVCGAPGWARYLGQKTGVHGEEWLSNPAYLLLDEAQQTYWDSGLWASFFKSAGPGWSVFIVLFMSYGSPGEGLEGFESELYSSVPMHFGPDQEIFLRLEKSISDLYLAQKPVGLLLD; via the exons ATGTCCAGCCACCGTGATTATT ATCTGGAACATTTCACCAACCCCCGGGCCGATCTGGTAGACGAGTTGATCGCACGAGTCCACGACTACCATATTATTCGAGTGATCGGCCCTCCAGCTTCCGGGAAGACAACTCTGATGAAGCTTATGGTCAATAAATTGCTTGAAATGAATGGCCCAACAAAATCTATCCATGTTCTTACGGGCTGGGACAAGCAAGAGGTTTGCGGCGCACCTGGCTGGGCCCGTTATTTGGGGCAGAAAACAGGTGTTCATGGGGAAGAGTGGCTCTCGAATCCTGCCTATCTACTTCTAGATGAGGCACAACAGACATACTGGGATAGTGGACTTTGGGCAAGTTTCTTCAAAAGTGCTGGGCCTGGGTGGTCCGTCTTTATTGTCCTGTTCATGTCATACGGCTCACCAGGTGAAGGGCTTGAGGGCTTTGAAAGCGAGTTGTATTCATCAGTTCCTATGCACTTCGGCCCTGATCAGGAAATCTTTCTGCGGCTAGAGAAGAGTATTAGCGATCTTTATCTAGCTCAGAAACCAGTTGGCCTGCTGCTTGATTAG